The segment CTGCAGTACGCCGACGGTGAGAAGCGGTACGTCCTGGCCCCCGAGGGCCTCCAGGTGGGCGACACGGTCATGTCGGGGCCGGACGCGGAGATCAAGCCGGGCAACGCCCTGCCGCTGCGCGCCATCCCGGTCGGGACACTGGTGCACAATATTGAATTGGTCCCCGGCAAGGGGGGCCAGCTGGTGCGGGCGGCGGGGGCGGCCGCCCAGGTGATGGCCAAGGAGGGCGACTACGCCCACATCCGGTTGCCCTCGGGGGAGGTCCGGCTGATCCGCCTGGAGTGCAAGGCCACGGTGGGTCAGGTGGGCAATGTGGAGCACAGCGCCATCTCCCTGGGCAAGGCCGGGCGGTCCCGGTGGCTGGGCCGCCGCCCCGCGGTGCGGGGTGTGGCCATGGACCCGGCCAGCCACCCCCACGGCGGAGGCGAGGGTCGCTCGCCCATCGGCATGCCGGGCCCCGTGAGCCCGTGGGGCAAGCCCACCCTGGGCGCCAAGACGCGCCAGCGCAAGCCCAGCGACAAATTCATTGTGAAACGGAGGAAGTGACGGGGGCGTGTCGTCACGTCGGTGACACCGCTCCGACACGAGAACGGGTATGGGACGGTCGACGAAAAAGGGACCCTTTGTAGACGAGCACCTGCTGGAGAAGGTGCGGGAACTGAACCGCACCCGGGAGCGGCGCGTGATCAGGACGTGGTCGCGGCGGTCCACCATCGTCCCGGAGATGGTGGGGCACACCATCGCCGTCTACGACGGCCGGAAGCACGTGCCCATCTACATCACCGAGCAGATGGTGGGCCACAAGCTCGGCGAGTTTGCGCCGACCCGGACATTCCGCGGCCACGGTGCCGCGGGGGCGGCCGCCGAGCGCACGACCACCGTCACGCCGCCGGCGCCGGCGTCGCCGGCCTCCAGTTAGGGTGTGTGGCGGGCAGGGTGAAGCCCGCGCCGCGAGGAGGAAGTTATGGAGGTCAGAGCGGTCGCGCGCTACGTGCGGCTGTCGCCCAAGAAAGTTCAGCGGGTGGTGCAGGTGATCCGCGGTCGGCCGGTGACGGAGGCGGAGGCGATGCTGCGCTTCCTGCCGTCCCGGGCTGCGCGGGTGGTGGCCAAAGTGCTGCGCTCGGCGGTGGCCAACGCCGAGAACAACCTGGACCTGGACCGCTCGGCTCTGGTGGTGGCCCGAGCCTTTGTGGACCGGGGTCCGTCCATGAAGCGCGTGCAGCCCCGGGCGCGGGGTCGGGCCGACATCATCACGCGGCGCAGCAGCCACATCACGGTGGTGGTGTCCGACCGGCGGCCATAGCCGGCCGGCGGTCGGAGTGGAGGTGAGTCGGTGGGCCAGAAAATTCATCCGGTCGGACTGCGGGTGGGCATCATCCGCGACTGGGAATCCCGATGGTATGCCCGGGATATGGCCAGCCTCATCCAGGAGGACCTGGCCATCCGGAAGCACATCAAGGAGAAGCTCGGTCGCGCCGGCATCTCCCGGGTGGAGATCGAGCGGTTCGGGACCCAGACCGGGGTGGGGGGCAAGCCGCAGGTCCGGGTGATCATCCACGCCGCCCGCCCGGGGATCATCATCGGCCGGGGCGGGTCGGGCATCGACGCCCTCAAGAAGGAGCTGGAGGCGCTGACCGGCAAGCAGGTGCAGCTCACCGTGCAGGAAATCCGTCGGCCGGAGCTGGAGGCGGTGCTGGTGGCCGAGAACGTGGCCCAGCAGCTGGAGCGCCGGGTCGCCTACCGGCGGGCGATGAAGCAGGCGGTGCAGCGCAGCCTGCGGGCCGGGGCCAAGGGGATCCGGATCGCCTGCTCGGGCCGCCTGGCCGGCGCCGAGATTGCCCGCTACGAGTGGTACCGGGAGGGGCGGGTGCCCCTTCAGACCCTGCGGGCGGACATCGACTTCGGGGTGGCCGAGGCTCTGACCACCTACGGGCGCATCGGGGTGAAGGTGTGGATCTACCGGGGCGACATCCTGCCCGAGCGCCGGCCTGAGGTGGAGGCGCGGCGGCCTCCGCGGCTGGCGGAGCGCGCCCCGGCGGCTCCACCGGCTCCGGCGGCGCCGGCAGCTGCGGAGGCGGCGCCGGTGCAGGGCGGGTCCCCCGCGGGCGAGGGACCCCCGGTGGTGATCCCCACCCGGGAACCGCGGCCTGTGGTGACCAGGAGAGACAGCGATGCTGATGCCTAAGCGCACCAAATACCGCAAGGCCCAGCGCGGGCGGATGAAGGGCCGGGTGCTGGCCGGCACCACCATCGCCTTCGGGGAGTACGGCCTGCAGGCTTTGGAGCCGGCCTGGATCACCAGCGCCCAGATCGAGGCCGCCCGGCGGGCCATCACCCGTCACGTCAAGCGGGGCGGCAAGCTGTGGATTCGCATCTTCCCGGACAAGCCCGTCACCAAGAAGCCGGCGGAGACCCGCATGGGGTCCGGGAAGGGGAATCCCGAGTACTGGGTGGCGGTGGTGCGGCCGGGACGCATCCTCTTCGAGCTGGCGGGAGTGGACGAGGCCAACGCCCGGGAAGCCATGATCCTGGCCGCCCACAAGCTGCCCATCAAGACCAGGTTCGTGGCCCGGGAAGAGGTGGCGGTGTAGCCGTCGGGGAGGGTGGGGTCGGACCATGCGGGCGGCGGACCTGCGGCAGATGACCGCCGACGAACTGCTGCGGAAGCTGGACGAGGTGCAGCGGGAGCTGTTTACCCTGCGCCTGAAGGTCGCCGGCCAGCAACCCAACACCTCCCGGATCCGGGAACTGCGGCGGGATGTGGCCCGGATCAAGACGGTGCTGGCCGAGAAGGGCGTGGCGGTGTAGGAGCGGGGGCCGAGATGCAGACGCGCGGGAAGCGGAAGACCCGGGTCGGGGTCGTGGTCAGCGACAAGATGGACAAGACGGTGGTGGTTCAGGTGGAGACCATCCGCCGCCACCCCCTGTACGGCAAGACGGTGCGCCACATCGCCCGGTTCAAGGCGCACAACGAGGGCAACGTGGCCCGCGAGGGTGACCGGGTGCTGATCATGGAGACCCGCCCCCTGAGCAAGGAGAAGCGCTGGCGGGTGGTCCAGGTGCTGGAGAAAGCGCAATGATCCGGCCCTACACGCGGCTGAAGGTCGCCGACAATACGGGCGCGCGGGAGCTGATGGTGATCCGGGTGCTGGGCGGCAGCAATCGCCGGTATGCCACCGTGGGGGACGTGGTGGTCTGCTCGGTCAAGCAGGCGATCCCCAACAGCCCCATCAAGGAAGGGGACGTGGTGCGGGCGGTGATCGTGCGGACCCGGCGGCCCGTCCGGCGCCCGGATGGGTCGTACATCCGGTTCGACGACAATGCGGCGGTGATCCTCAGCGACGCCTTGAACCCGCGGGGCACGCGCATCTTCGGCCCCGTGGCGCGGGAGCTGCGGGAGAAGCAGTTCATGAAGATCATCTCCCTGGCGCCGGAGGTTCTGTGAGATGGCGGTGGTGGCCGGGCGGCATCGGATACACGTGAAGAAGGGCGACATGGTGGAGGTCGTCGCCGGCAAGCAGCGGGGCAAGCGCGGCAAGGTGCTGCGGGTCCTGCCCAAGCACGGCCGGATCATCGTGGAGGGCATCAACGTCGTGAAGCGGCACACCCGCCCCACCCAGAAGATGCCCCAGGGGGGCATCGTGGAAAAGGAGGCGCCCATCCCCAGCAGCAAGGTGATGGTGGTGTGCCCCAAGTGCGGACGGGCGGTGCGGGTGGGTCACGGCTACCTGGCCGACGGGACCAAAGTGCGGGTGTGCAAGCGCTGCGGGGAGCAGATCGAGAAATGAGCGACGGCAAGAAGCGACAGGTTCCCTCTGCCCCGGCCCCTGCGGCCGCCGAGGCGGCGGCTCCGGCGCCGACCGGCCCCCGGCCGCCGGCGCGGTTGAAGGTCCTGTACCGGACCGAGGTCGTGCCGCGGTTGCGGGAGCGGTTCGGGTACCGGAACATCATGGAGGTGCCGCGGGTCGAGAAGGTGGTGCTGAACATGCGGGTGGGCGACGCCACCACCGATCCGCGGTTTCTGGACAAGGCGGTGGAGGAGCTCACCCTCATCGCCGGCCAGCGGCCGGTGGTGGTCCGGGCCAAGAAGTCCATCGCCGCCTTCAAGCTCCGCAAGGGCACGCCCATCGCGGCCCGGGTGACCCTGCGGGGCGATCGGATGTATGAATTTCTGGACAAGCTGTTCAACATCGCACTGCCCCGCATCCGGGACTTCAAGGGGATTTCCGCCCGACAGTTCGACGGGCGGGGAAATCTGAACATCGGCGTCCGGGAACAGCTGATCTTCCCGGAAATCGACTATGATCGGGTGGAGAAGATCCGGGGGATGGACATCACGGTGGTGACCACCGCCCGGACCGACGAGGAGGCGCGGGAACTGCTGCGCCTGCTGGGCCTGCCCCTGCGGGAGGCGGCCTGAGGGAGACCTGCGGGGTTCGGCGCTCGGGGCCGGAGGGTGGGAGTCCGGATCCCGGATCCCGAGACCGCGAATCCCGGGAGTGGGAGGCTCGAGGTGGCCAAGAAAGCGCTGCTGGAAAAATGGAAGCGGGAACCCAAGTTCAAGGTGCGCCGGTACAGCCGATGCCTGCGTTGCGGGCGTCCGCGGGCGGTGTTCCGCAAGTTCGGCCTGTGCCGGATCTGCCTGCGGCAGCTGGCGCACCGGGGGGAGATCCCGGGACTGGTCAAGGCGAGCTGGTGAACCGGGCCGTGGATGTCCAGCGGTCGCCGCTCTGCGGTCAGGTGAGTGACAGGTGAGAGTCGACGGCGGAGGAGATCCGGACGTGGGTGTCGTCACCGACCCGATTGCCGACATGTTGACGCGGATCCGCAATGCGATCCACGCCCGGCATGACCATGTGGACGTGCCGGCGAGCCGGCTGAAGATGGAGATCGCGCGGATCCTCAAGGAGGAGGGGTTCATCGCCGACTGGCACCGCATCGACCGGGGACCCCAGGGGGTGATCCGGATCACCCTGAAGTACGGCCCCCGCAAGGAGCCGGTCCTGTCGGGGATCCGCCGGGCAAGCCGTCCGGGCCTGCGGATCTACGCGGGCCGCAAGACCCTGCCGCGGGTGCGCGCGGGGTTGGGGGTGGCCATCGTCAGCACCTCCCGGGGCGTGATGACCGATCGCCAGGCCCGCCGGCTGGGCATCGGGGGCGAAGTCATCTGCTACGTCTGGTGAGGGACGGAGAGCGCCGGTCGGAGGTCAGATCATGTCGCGCGTGGGACGAGCGCCTATCCCGATTCCCCCCGGCGTGTCGGTCGCGGTGAAGGGCCGCACGGTCGAGGTGGCGGGCCCGCGGGGCCGCCTGGTGCGGGAGGTCCATCCCGACATGACGGTGCAGGTGCGCGACGGCGCCGTGGTGGTCCAGCGCCCCACGGACCAGGACAGGCATCGGGCCCTGCACGGGCTCACCCGGGCGCTGCTGGCCAACATGGTCCGGGGCGTCGTGGAGGGCTACCGGGTGGAGCTGGAGATCGTCGGCGTGGGATACCGGGCCGTCAAGCAGGGGGATGCCCTCAGCCTGCAGGTGGGCTACTCCCACCCGGTGGTGGTCACGCCCCCGGAGGGAATCCAGTTCGAGGTCCCGCAGCCCACGCGCATCGTGGTCAGCGGCATCGACAAGGAACTGGTCGGTCAGGTGGCCGCCCGGCTGCGGGCCATCCGGCCCCCGGACCCCTACAAGGGCAAGGGCATCCGGTACGCCGGCGAGCGCATCCGGCTCCGGCCGGGCAAGGCGGGCCGGACCGTCGGGGGTCGGGCGTAGGAGGGCCGAGATGATCAAACGGGTGGACCGCAATGTGCTGCGCCAGCGCCGGCACGCCCGTATCCGGCGGCGGATTGCGGGAACCGGCCATCGCCCCCGGCTGTCGGTGTTTCGCAGCCTCAAGCACATCTACGCGCAGATCATCGACGACGATCGGGGCATGACCCTGGCCGCGGCGTCGACCCTGGACCCCGAGGTGCGGGACCAGGTGCGGGGCAAGCGCAAGACCGAGGCCGCCGCCGTGGTGGGCGAGATCCTGGCCCGCCGCGCGCGGGCCCGGGGCATCGTCCGGGTGGTCTTTGACCGGGGCGGCTACAAGTACCACGGCCGGGTGCGGGCGCTGGCCGAGGGGGCACGCCGGGGCGGGCTGGAGTTCTGAGGCCGGGAGGCAGCGATGGCGATCAAACGGATCGACCCCTCCACGGTGAACCTCACCGTGGAGAAGGCGGTGTGGATCAATCGGGTGGCCAAGGTCACCAAGGGGGCCAAGCGGTTCAACTTCGCGGCCCTGGTGGTGGTGGGCGACGAGCAGGGCCATGTGGGCGTGGGGCTGGGCAAGGCTGCCGAGGTGCCCGACGCCATCCGCAAGGCCGTGGAGGATGCCAAGAAGCAGCTCATCGAGGTTCCGCTGCGGGGGACCACCATCCCCCACGAGGTGATCGGCCACTACGGCGCGTCCCGGGTCCTGCTGAAGCCGGCGTCGGAAGGGACGGGGGTCATTGCCGGCGGTTCGGTGCGGGCGGTCCTGGAGGCGGCGGGGGTGAAGGACATCTTGACCAAGTCGCTGGGCTCTCGCAATCCGATCAACCAGGCCCGGGCTACCGTGGCCGCGTTGCTGGACCTGCGGACCCCCGAGGAGGTGGCCCGCATCCGCGGCAAGCCGGTGGGCGAGCTGGCGGGCGCCCGGCGCTGATGCATCAGGGAGGGTCGGGACCTCAGATGCTGAGCATCGATACGCTGAAGCCTCCCCGGGGAGCGCGCCGCAAGCGCCGCCGGGTGGGACGGGGGCTGGGCTCGGGCCGCGGCGTGTACAGCGGTCGCGGCCGCAAGGGCCAGAAGGCCCGCGCCGGCGCCGGGCCGCGCCCGGGATTTGAGGGCGGGCAGACCATCCTGGTCAAGCGGTTGCCCTTCCGCCGCGGCGTGCGGGCGGGAGGAGCCAGCCACACGGGCGGCGTGCCGTCGCCCGGCTATGAACCGGTCAACCTGGACGCCCTGGCCCGTTTTCCTGCCGGCAGCGAGGTGACCCCGCAGACCCTGCGGGAGGCCGGACTGGTGCGCCGCGGCCCGGTGAAGATCCTGGGCCGGGGGAGCCTGGACCGGCCGCTGGTGGTGCGGGCCCACGCCTTCAGCCGGCGGGCCGCGGAGGCCATCCGCCAGGCCGGCGGGCGCGCGGAGGTGATCGCCGATGCTGGCCGGTCTGGTTAACGCCTGGCGGATCGCCGACCTCCGCCGCCGGCTGCTGTTCACGGCGGGGATGCTGGTCCTGTTCCGCCTGGGGGCTCACCTCCCGGTGCCGGGGGTAAACGTGGCGGCCCTGGAGCAGCTGTTCCGCCAGCGGGGCAGCGTCTTCAACTTCCTGGACCTGTTCGTGGGTGGCGCCTTCAGCAACTTCGCCCTCTTCGCCCTGGGGGTGTTTCCCTACATCACCGCGTCCATCATCATGTCCCTTCTGCAGGTGGTGTTTCCGCGCCTGAAGGAGATGGCGCAGGAGGAGGGGGAGGCGGGCCGCCGGCAGATCGGGATGTACACCCGCTACCTGACGGTGGTCCTGGCGCTGCTGCAGGCTGCGGGGCAGGTGGTGCTGATCCGCAACCTGGGAGCGCTGCCCGACACCCGGCCGCTGACCATGGGGATGATCGTGGTCACCCTCATGGCCGGGACCATGCTGCTGACCTGGATGGGCGAGATCATGACCGAGTACGGGGTCGGCAACGGGGTCTCCCTGATCATCTTCGGAGGGATCGTGGCTCGCCTGCCCAGCCAGCTGGCCCAGACGCTGCGGCTGGTGAGCGTGGGGGAGGTGGCCCTCTGGCAGTTCCTCCTGGACCTGCTCATTGTGCTGGGCAGCATCGTGGCCGTGGTGTTCGTCACCCAGGCCGTGCGCAAGATCCCCGTGCAGTACGCCAAGCGGGTGGTGGGCCGCCGGGTCTACGGGGGGCAGAGCACCCATCTGCCGATCCGGGTCATCCAGGCGGGGGTCATTCCCATCATCTTCGCCGTGTCGGTGCTGCAGTTCCCGGGCACCATCGCCCAGTTCGCCCGCTACGAGCCGCTGCGCCGCATCGGCGACATGATCCTGCCCGGGCGGCCCCTGGGCGATGCCCTGTACTTCGTGCTGATCATCCTGTTCACGTACTTCTACACCGCGGTCAGCTTCGATCCCGCCGAGGTCGCCGACAACATCAAGAAGTACGGCGGGTTCATTCCCGGCATCCGCCCGGGCCGCCCCACCAGTGACTATCTGGCGCGGGTGGTGGACCGGCTGACCCTGGTGGGCGCGCTGACCCTGGCGGTGATTGCCATCGTGCCCCTGTACCTGTCCCGGGGCACCGGCGTGCTCACCTTCTATCTGGCGGGGACCTCGCTGCTGATCGTGGTGGGCGTGGCGCTGGAGACCATGAAGCAGATCGAGGCCTACGTGCTCATGCGCCACTATGAAGGGTTCATGCGGTAGATGAATCTGGTCTTCCTCGGACCGCCGGGTGCCGGCAAAGGCACCCAGGCCCGGCTCCTGCAGGAGCGGGAAGGTATTCCCCGGATCAGCACCGGCGACATTCTGCGGGCGGCGGTGGCCGGGGGCACGCCGCTGGGCCGCGAGGCGGCGGCATATCTGGAGCGGGGAGACCTGGTTCCCGACCACATCATGATCGCGGTGGTGGCCGAGCGCCTGCGCCATCCCGACGCCCGGCGGGGATTCGTCCTGGACGGTTTTCCCCGCACCCGGGCCCAGGCGGAGGCCCTCGAC is part of the Armatimonadota bacterium genome and harbors:
- the rplB gene encoding 50S ribosomal protein L2, which produces MGIKKFKPVTPGRRFFTVSTFEEITKEEPEPSLLEPLRKTGGRNVQGRVTVRHRGGGHKRHYRIVDFRRDKDGIPARVVAIEYDPNRSARLALLQYADGEKRYVLAPEGLQVGDTVMSGPDAEIKPGNALPLRAIPVGTLVHNIELVPGKGGQLVRAAGAAAQVMAKEGDYAHIRLPSGEVRLIRLECKATVGQVGNVEHSAISLGKAGRSRWLGRRPAVRGVAMDPASHPHGGGEGRSPIGMPGPVSPWGKPTLGAKTRQRKPSDKFIVKRRK
- the rpsS gene encoding 30S ribosomal protein S19, with product MGRSTKKGPFVDEHLLEKVRELNRTRERRVIRTWSRRSTIVPEMVGHTIAVYDGRKHVPIYITEQMVGHKLGEFAPTRTFRGHGAAGAAAERTTTVTPPAPASPASS
- the rplV gene encoding 50S ribosomal protein L22, which produces MEVRAVARYVRLSPKKVQRVVQVIRGRPVTEAEAMLRFLPSRAARVVAKVLRSAVANAENNLDLDRSALVVARAFVDRGPSMKRVQPRARGRADIITRRSSHITVVVSDRRP
- the rplP gene encoding 50S ribosomal protein L16; amino-acid sequence: MLMPKRTKYRKAQRGRMKGRVLAGTTIAFGEYGLQALEPAWITSAQIEAARRAITRHVKRGGKLWIRIFPDKPVTKKPAETRMGSGKGNPEYWVAVVRPGRILFELAGVDEANAREAMILAAHKLPIKTRFVAREEVAV
- the rpmC gene encoding 50S ribosomal protein L29, yielding MRAADLRQMTADELLRKLDEVQRELFTLRLKVAGQQPNTSRIRELRRDVARIKTVLAEKGVAV
- the rpsQ gene encoding 30S ribosomal protein S17; the encoded protein is MQTRGKRKTRVGVVVSDKMDKTVVVQVETIRRHPLYGKTVRHIARFKAHNEGNVAREGDRVLIMETRPLSKEKRWRVVQVLEKAQ
- the rplN gene encoding 50S ribosomal protein L14, with protein sequence MIRPYTRLKVADNTGARELMVIRVLGGSNRRYATVGDVVVCSVKQAIPNSPIKEGDVVRAVIVRTRRPVRRPDGSYIRFDDNAAVILSDALNPRGTRIFGPVARELREKQFMKIISLAPEVL
- the rplX gene encoding 50S ribosomal protein L24 is translated as MAVVAGRHRIHVKKGDMVEVVAGKQRGKRGKVLRVLPKHGRIIVEGINVVKRHTRPTQKMPQGGIVEKEAPIPSSKVMVVCPKCGRAVRVGHGYLADGTKVRVCKRCGEQIEK
- the rplE gene encoding 50S ribosomal protein L5, translating into MSDGKKRQVPSAPAPAAAEAAAPAPTGPRPPARLKVLYRTEVVPRLRERFGYRNIMEVPRVEKVVLNMRVGDATTDPRFLDKAVEELTLIAGQRPVVVRAKKSIAAFKLRKGTPIAARVTLRGDRMYEFLDKLFNIALPRIRDFKGISARQFDGRGNLNIGVREQLIFPEIDYDRVEKIRGMDITVVTTARTDEEARELLRLLGLPLREAA
- a CDS encoding type Z 30S ribosomal protein S14 translates to MAKKALLEKWKREPKFKVRRYSRCLRCGRPRAVFRKFGLCRICLRQLAHRGEIPGLVKASW
- the rpsH gene encoding 30S ribosomal protein S8; its protein translation is MRVDGGGDPDVGVVTDPIADMLTRIRNAIHARHDHVDVPASRLKMEIARILKEEGFIADWHRIDRGPQGVIRITLKYGPRKEPVLSGIRRASRPGLRIYAGRKTLPRVRAGLGVAIVSTSRGVMTDRQARRLGIGGEVICYVW
- the rplF gene encoding 50S ribosomal protein L6, whose amino-acid sequence is MSRVGRAPIPIPPGVSVAVKGRTVEVAGPRGRLVREVHPDMTVQVRDGAVVVQRPTDQDRHRALHGLTRALLANMVRGVVEGYRVELEIVGVGYRAVKQGDALSLQVGYSHPVVVTPPEGIQFEVPQPTRIVVSGIDKELVGQVAARLRAIRPPDPYKGKGIRYAGERIRLRPGKAGRTVGGRA
- the rplR gene encoding 50S ribosomal protein L18 codes for the protein MIKRVDRNVLRQRRHARIRRRIAGTGHRPRLSVFRSLKHIYAQIIDDDRGMTLAAASTLDPEVRDQVRGKRKTEAAAVVGEILARRARARGIVRVVFDRGGYKYHGRVRALAEGARRGGLEF
- the rpsE gene encoding 30S ribosomal protein S5; the protein is MKRIDPSTVNLTVEKAVWINRVAKVTKGAKRFNFAALVVVGDEQGHVGVGLGKAAEVPDAIRKAVEDAKKQLIEVPLRGTTIPHEVIGHYGASRVLLKPASEGTGVIAGGSVRAVLEAAGVKDILTKSLGSRNPINQARATVAALLDLRTPEEVARIRGKPVGELAGARR
- the rplO gene encoding 50S ribosomal protein L15; translation: MLSIDTLKPPRGARRKRRRVGRGLGSGRGVYSGRGRKGQKARAGAGPRPGFEGGQTILVKRLPFRRGVRAGGASHTGGVPSPGYEPVNLDALARFPAGSEVTPQTLREAGLVRRGPVKILGRGSLDRPLVVRAHAFSRRAAEAIRQAGGRAEVIADAGRSG
- the secY gene encoding preprotein translocase subunit SecY, which produces MLAGLVNAWRIADLRRRLLFTAGMLVLFRLGAHLPVPGVNVAALEQLFRQRGSVFNFLDLFVGGAFSNFALFALGVFPYITASIIMSLLQVVFPRLKEMAQEEGEAGRRQIGMYTRYLTVVLALLQAAGQVVLIRNLGALPDTRPLTMGMIVVTLMAGTMLLTWMGEIMTEYGVGNGVSLIIFGGIVARLPSQLAQTLRLVSVGEVALWQFLLDLLIVLGSIVAVVFVTQAVRKIPVQYAKRVVGRRVYGGQSTHLPIRVIQAGVIPIIFAVSVLQFPGTIAQFARYEPLRRIGDMILPGRPLGDALYFVLIILFTYFYTAVSFDPAEVADNIKKYGGFIPGIRPGRPTSDYLARVVDRLTLVGALTLAVIAIVPLYLSRGTGVLTFYLAGTSLLIVVGVALETMKQIEAYVLMRHYEGFMR